GGAGCAGGACAACGTCGGTCACGTCATCCCGTCGCCGGATGGTGACGACCCGCCCCACGGTGTCGACCTGAATGCCGGGCGGGTCACGATTCGGAAGGCGGAGTGACGGCCTCGTCGGGGCGGTGCTCGATGATGTCCTCGTAGTAGGACTCGGCGGCGTTGATCAGCTTGACCCACTCGCCGGCGAACTCCGAGAGCACCCAGCGGTGCTCGAGGATCTCGTGGAACATCTGCGCCGGGGTGAGCTTGGCGGCGGCACCGGGCGGTCGCATGGCGACGATGGGGTCGTAGACCTCGCGCACCCACCGGCCGGCGGCGATCTCGATCGGCAGGTTGCCGAGGTCGCGGGTGGCGCGGAAGGCGGCGATGTCGTTGAGGATCCGCCGCGCCTGGGCGTCCTGCACGTCGAGACCGGTCAGCGTACGCAGCTCGCGTCGATGATGGCCGAGCTCGACGACCCGTGGCCGGAGCGCGACCGTGTCGCCGTCGTCGCTGGTGGTGATGTCGAGCTCCTCGACGTCGAAACCGAGGTCGTGAAGCCGCTCGATGCGCTGCTCGATGTGCCACATCTCCTGGGCCGAGAAGACCTGCTCCTCGGTGAGCTCACGCCACAGCGCGTCGTAACGACTCTGCAGCCGCTCGACGATCGCGTCGATCGGGAACGACTCCGGCAGCGAGTCGCTCGCCTGCAGGTCGAGCAGCTCCCCGTAGATGTTCTGGTAGGCGACGTCGAGGTCGTACTCCCGCAGCCGGTCGGACAGGTCGGCCTTGAGCTCTCCGGTCTCCGCATCGACCAGGTAGGCGGCGAAGCCGGCGGCGTCACGCACGAACAGCACGTTCGACAGCGACACGTCGCCCCAGTAGAAGCCGGCCAGGTGGAGGCGCACGAGCAGGACGACGAGGGCGTCGATCAGGCTGGGTAGCCGGTCGGCGGCCAGGCCACGCTCGAACAGCGCCCGATAGGGGAGCGAGTAGGTCAGGTGGTCGGTCATCAGCGCGGCGCCGAGATCGTTGCCGTCGCGGTCGGTGCGGCCGGTGACGACGCACTTCGGGACCACCGTCGGCAGCCCGAGGCGCTGCAGCTCGCGCAGCATGTCGTACTCCCGCCGGGCGATGTCGGCCTGGGTCGCCTTGACCGCGTAGATGTTGTTGCGCACCCGCACGATGCGTACGACGTGACGGCTCAGCCCGCGGGTCAGCGGCACCACGACATCGTCGGGCCACTCCTCCAGGGGAAGCGACCAGGGCAGGGTGTAGAGGGCCGGATCGGGCCGGCTGGCGAGCATCCGCAGGGCCATGTGGCCACGTTAGTGGGGGTCGGGGTGGGGCATGGGAGAATATCGACCGTGACTGTGGTGCCCAACGTCCTTGCCAACCGCTACGCAGCGGCCGACCTCGCCGGGATCTGGAGTCCCGAGCACAAGATCGTGCTGGAGCGTCAGCTCTGGATCGCGGTGCTCAAGGCTCAGAAGGATCTGGGCATCGAGGTCCCCGACGGGGTCGTGGAGGCCTACGAGAAGGTCGTTGAGACCGTCGACCTCGACTCGATCGCGGCCCGTGAGCGGGTGACCCGCCACGACGTGAAGGCGCGGATCGAGGAGTTCGCCGCGCTGGCCGGCCACGAGCACATCCACAAGGGCATGACCAGCCGCGACCTGACGGAGAACGTCGAGCAGCTCCAGGTGCTCTCGAGCCTGAAGGTCATCCGCGACCGCGCCGTCGCGACGCTGGCTCGCCTCGCGCGGCTCGCCGCAGAGCACGAGACCACCGTCATGGCGGGTCGCAGCCACAACGTCGCCGCCCAGGCGACCACGCTCGGCA
The sequence above is drawn from the Nocardioides albertanoniae genome and encodes:
- a CDS encoding DUF4032 domain-containing protein, which codes for MALRMLASRPDPALYTLPWSLPLEEWPDDVVVPLTRGLSRHVVRIVRVRNNIYAVKATQADIARREYDMLRELQRLGLPTVVPKCVVTGRTDRDGNDLGAALMTDHLTYSLPYRALFERGLAADRLPSLIDALVVLLVRLHLAGFYWGDVSLSNVLFVRDAAGFAAYLVDAETGELKADLSDRLREYDLDVAYQNIYGELLDLQASDSLPESFPIDAIVERLQSRYDALWRELTEEQVFSAQEMWHIEQRIERLHDLGFDVEELDITTSDDGDTVALRPRVVELGHHRRELRTLTGLDVQDAQARRILNDIAAFRATRDLGNLPIEIAAGRWVREVYDPIVAMRPPGAAAKLTPAQMFHEILEHRWVLSEFAGEWVKLINAAESYYEDIIEHRPDEAVTPPSES